One region of Alosa alosa isolate M-15738 ecotype Scorff River chromosome 1, AALO_Geno_1.1, whole genome shotgun sequence genomic DNA includes:
- the ankrd45 gene encoding ankyrin repeat domain-containing protein 45 isoform X2, whose protein sequence is MQSSNCVGSVYQLALAGDVPGIQSILENESATNEERSNLLWEEDDIGRNALFAASYSPLHYSALWGQLDTLKTLVELGADIQAINFRRERAKEVASRYSKMDCADYLSWAEAKQRLQSYITMVRETLADPERIQGKLSKEDKNVCNNTCTAKSDWILNSKNPTTQDFCEQRKHIEDVLSPILAKLTPQADASSKVNKQ, encoded by the exons ATGCAATCCAGTAACTGTGTTGGTTCTGTTTACCAGTTGGCATTGGCAGGTGACGTCCCGGGAATACAGTCCATTCTGGAAAATGAGAGTGCTACCAATGAAGAACGATCTAATTTGTTATGGGAAGAGGATGACATCGGAAGAAATGCCTTGTTTGCTGCAA GTTATTCTCCATTGCACTATTCTGCCCTTTGGGGTCAACTCGATACTCTGAAAACTTTGGTGGAACTTGGTGCCGACATTCAAGCTATAAACTTTCGTAGGGAACGGGCAAAGGAGGTTGCATCTCGTTATTCAAAAATGGATTGTGCTGATTATCTTTCCTGGGCTG AGGCCAAACAGAGGTTGCAGTCATATATTACAATGGTTCGAGAAACCCTAGCGGATCCAGAGAGAATTCAAGGGAAACTGAGCAAGGAGGATAAG AATGTCTGTAATAACACATGCACAGCAAAGTCAGATTGGATCCTGAATTCCAAAAACCCAACGACTCAAGACTTCTGTGAACAGAGAAAACATATTGAAGATGTCCTTTCTCCCATTTTGGCCAAGTTAACACCTCAAG CTGATGCATCTTCCAAAGTGAATAAGCAGTGA
- the ankrd45 gene encoding ankyrin repeat domain-containing protein 45 isoform X1 — MQSSNCVGSVYQLALAGDVPGIQSILENESATNEERSNLLWEEDDIGRNALFAASMLGRSNVVRELVKHGADVNTWTVRGYSPLHYSALWGQLDTLKTLVELGADIQAINFRRERAKEVASRYSKMDCADYLSWAEAKQRLQSYITMVRETLADPERIQGKLSKEDKNVCNNTCTAKSDWILNSKNPTTQDFCEQRKHIEDVLSPILAKLTPQADASSKVNKQ, encoded by the exons ATGCAATCCAGTAACTGTGTTGGTTCTGTTTACCAGTTGGCATTGGCAGGTGACGTCCCGGGAATACAGTCCATTCTGGAAAATGAGAGTGCTACCAATGAAGAACGATCTAATTTGTTATGGGAAGAGGATGACATCGGAAGAAATGCCTTGTTTGCTGCAAGTATGCTGGGACGAAGCAATGTGGTTCGTGAACTTGTAAAACACGGTGCTGATGTGAATACCTGGACCGTCAGGG GTTATTCTCCATTGCACTATTCTGCCCTTTGGGGTCAACTCGATACTCTGAAAACTTTGGTGGAACTTGGTGCCGACATTCAAGCTATAAACTTTCGTAGGGAACGGGCAAAGGAGGTTGCATCTCGTTATTCAAAAATGGATTGTGCTGATTATCTTTCCTGGGCTG AGGCCAAACAGAGGTTGCAGTCATATATTACAATGGTTCGAGAAACCCTAGCGGATCCAGAGAGAATTCAAGGGAAACTGAGCAAGGAGGATAAG AATGTCTGTAATAACACATGCACAGCAAAGTCAGATTGGATCCTGAATTCCAAAAACCCAACGACTCAAGACTTCTGTGAACAGAGAAAACATATTGAAGATGTCCTTTCTCCCATTTTGGCCAAGTTAACACCTCAAG CTGATGCATCTTCCAAAGTGAATAAGCAGTGA